From one Perca flavescens isolate YP-PL-M2 chromosome 4, PFLA_1.0, whole genome shotgun sequence genomic stretch:
- the LOC114553971 gene encoding band 4.1-like protein 1 isoform X2: MQDSASDSKMAKQEQKQNSKHLDEHTETDDMSEKTSPNKNLKSPQKGSKRLKTAPFKMTLLDSAEFEGEIEKHSKGQTLMDMVCEHLNLLEKDYFGLTFADTDTQKNWLDPSKEIKKQMRNAPWHFAFSVKFYPPDPSQLTEDITRYYLCLQLRDDMLSGRLPCSFVTHALLGSYTVQAELGDYDQDDHGSDYISDFRFAPNQTRELEERVMELHRNYKGMTPAEAEINFLENAKKLSMYGVDLHHAKDSEGIDIMLGVCANGLLIYRDRLRINRFAWPKILKISYKRSNFYIKIRPGEYEQFESTIGFKLPNHRAAKRLWKVCIEHHTFFRLVSPEPPPKGFLVMGSKFRYSGRTQAQTRQASALIDRPAPHFERSTSKRYLLSRSLDGEFSRPISATCENHDGLTHRSVSEQRRLHSPSVDEQETELEPSLEQDEEAKDQERSEETETEYEGDVTPSRKKEIMFLDKSKDVLLKHQASINELKRTLKEPNSKRAYHEKLSSTSPTGTPEKKALVGRAVGKDPVNSSVEGFFQKTVVTSPEGSEEWVLIEKQETYQQDHDWKAEEKNKSLASDSSWEKKELEKEIDVTRMIHKEVTGYGRKEMKSHIDEFPSTKSSRETDEGSEPQPTNKSRFVIQLSENADLFQDKSQSKPSQASVPEAESDAALGSCQIKERKASKPRKKRRPKSLNLGMPAELIYRKESSDSTEDENEDSDSPEESSKAGNESSPVEMMKDDQASGKDQSVKVYKDHQREDVSKGESREVSTEVTEQVERKVIQFGPDDIDVGSVNGPGKIEHDSSLAGVKGECVMKVRGKGLIDNKELAEVKLRQVRTHERKISSSGGEDIEGFMGDRGQRTSLLRLSGSSYQSEISRIVPLKPERSKSIACKDERDRTGQDEPTRVIRREYRWSVGSPEGSSDLAWTDPAAFHPAFATDLEGIAKTEHPDDSYQSGRGPTESQSFGSKISALPKMAPPAPPVKTQKARESGLILRNSRNAGREPSLDAAKKRHSEPVSTPAIYEEPFADFKKELGDRRPQPSIASEEEQERDTLACMRESHLGIERKCSSMTVSSTSSLEAEVDFTVIMDLHSGVEDFSKGMSELGERDRQPEVGREDFEETSRFYSARLMGSRDKSPIEEKLPEEGRHHEPPVAKKEASAVSVAHMLKRGDTKTETHTNGSEIHPNIMNVSPQNYGVVSPLEAPAALKENGSPVKAGTQGRESVVSPLTITAESVTSATTTQVTKTVKGGYSETRIEKRIIITGDDDVDQHQALAMAIQEAKQQHPDMQVTKAVVIRETESPTEELLQQQAES, from the exons ATGCAGGACTCCGCCTCGGACAGCAAGATGGCCAAACAG GAACAGAAACAGAACTCCAAGCATCTGGatgaacacacagaaacagacgaCATGTCAGAGAAGACGTCCCCAAACAAGAACCTCAAATCTCCACAGAAAGGCTCCAAACGACTTAAAACCGCCCCGTTCAAAATGACCCTGCTGGACTCCGCCGAGTTTGAAGGAGAAATTGAG aaACACTCCAAAGGACAGACCCTGATGGACATGGTGTGTGAGCACCTCAACTTGTTGGAGAAGGACTACTTTGGTCTGACCTTTGCCGACACAGACACCCAGAAG AACTGGTTGGACCCCTCCAAGGAGATCAAGAAGCAGATGCGCA ATGCTCCATGGCACTTTGCCTTCTCTGTCAAGTTCTACCCTCCAGACCCCTCCCAGCTAACTGAGGATATTACCAG ATACTACCTGTGTCTGCAGCTGAGGGATGACATGCTGTCAGGTCGACTGCCATGCTCGTTCGTTACTCACGCCCTCCTGGGCTCCTACACCGTTCAAGCAGAGCTGGGCGACTACGACCAGGACGACCACGGCTCCGACTACATCAGCGATTTCCGCTTCGCCCCAAATCAGACTCGCGAGCTGGAGGAGAGGGTGATGGAGCTCCATCGAAACTACAA GGGGATGACTCCAGCAGAGGCTGAAATTAACTTTTTGGAGAATGCGAAGAAACTTTCCATGTACGGGGTGGACCTCCATCACGCTAAG GATTCTGAAGGGATTGACATAATGCTGGGTGTCTGTGCCAACGGGCTGCTGATTTACCGTGATAGGCTGAGGATCAACCGCTTTGCCTGGCCAAAGATCCTTAAGATCTCCTATAAGAGGAGCAACTTCTACATCAAGATACGGCCTGGAGAG TACGAGCAGTTTGAAAGTACAATTGGTTTCAAGCTTCCTAACCACAGAGCTGCCAAGAGGCTGTGGAAGGTCTGCATTGAGCATCACACCTTCTTCAG GCTGGTGTCTCCAGAGCCTCCTCCCAAGGGCTTCTTGGTGATGGGTTCAAAGTTTCGATACAGTGGAAGGACACAGGCTCAAACCAGACAGGCCAGCGCTCTTATCGACCGACCTGCTCCACACTTTGAGCGTTCCACCAGCAAGAGGTACCTGCTGTCCAGGAGCTTGGACGGAG AGTTCTCACGGCCGATTTCAGCCACGTGCGAGAACCACGACGGCCTAACCCACCGCAGCGTCAGTGAACAGCGCCGCCTCCACAGCCCGTCCGTAGACGAGCAGGAGACCGAGCTGGAGCCGAGTTTAGAGCAGGACGAGGAAGCCAAGGACCAAGAGCGGAGCGAGGAGACGGAGACAGAATACGAAGGCGATGTCACTCcaagcagaaagaaagaaatcatg TTCCTGGATAAGTCGAAGGACGTCTTGCTGAAGCACCAGGCCAGCATCAACGAGCTGAAGAGAACCCTGAAGGAGCCGAACAGCAAGCGGGCGTACCACGAGAAACTGTCATCCACCTCCCCAACTGGCACACCAGAGAAGAAGGCT TTGGTGGGCCGAGCAGTGGGAAAGGACCCTGTTAACAGCTCTGTTGAGGGTTTCTTCCAGAAGACTGTGGTGACTTCACCTGAG GGCTCTGAGGAGTGGGTATTGATTGAAAAACAAGAAACTTATCAACAGGACCATGACTGGAAGGCAGAAGAAAAGAACAAATCTCTCGCATCTGATTCCTCATGGGAGAAAAAAGAGCTGGAGAAAGAGATAGACGTTACCAGGATGATACATAAAGAGGTAACGGGGTATGgcagaaaagaaatgaaaagccATATTGATGAATTTCCATCAACCAAATCATCCAGAGAGACAGACGAAGGCTCTGAGCCACAGCCGACTAACAAAAGTCGTTTTGTGATTCAATTATCTGAGAATGCAGACTTGTTTCAAGACAAATCTCAAAGTAAACCATCTCAAGCCTCAGTCCCTGAAGCAGAAAGTGATGCGGCCCTGGGCTCGTGTCAGATAAAGGAACGCAAAGCTTCTAAACCAAGGAAAAAGAGGAGACCCAAGAGCTTAAACCTGGGAATGCCTGCCGAGCTCATCTACAGGAAAGAAAGCAGCGATTCTACAGAAGACGAAAACGAGGACTCGGACAGTCCAGAAGAAAGCTCTAAAGCAGGAAATGAATCATCCCCGGTGGAGATGATGAAAGATGATCAGGCATCAGGAAAGGATCAGTCTGTCAAGGTCTATAAAGACCACCAACGAGAGGATGTATCAAAAGGAGAAAGCAGGGAGGTCTCCACTGAAGTAACAGAGCAGGTAGAGAGAAAAGTGATCCAGTTTGGGCCAGATGATATTGATGTAGGCTCGGTAAACGGACCCGGAAAGATAGAACATGATAGTTCGTTAGCAGGTGTGAAAGGGGAGTGCGTGATGAAGGTGCGAGGGAAGGGCCTTATTGACAACAAAGAGCTAGCTGAGGTAAAACTGCGACAGGTCCGGACGCATGAGAGGAAGATCAGTAGTTCTGGGGGAGAGGATATTGAGGGTTTCATGGGAGACAGAGGTCAGAGGACATCTCTTCTGAGATTGTCAGGCAGCAGCTACCAGTCGGAAATCTCCAGGATTGTTCCGCTCAAGCCCGAGCGGTCAAAGAGCATAGCGTGTAAGGATGAaagggacaggacaggacaggacgaGCCCACACGGGTCATCAGAAGAGAATATCGCTGGTCGGTCGGCTCTCCCGAGGGATCCTCAGACCTCGCCTGGACTGACCCTGCCGCCTTCCATCCGGCATTCGCCACAGATCTGGAGGGTATCGCTAAAACAGAACATCCTGATGATAGCTATCAGTCTGGTAGAGGACCTACAGAGAGTCAGTCGTTTGGCTCTAAGATTTCAGCGCTTCCCAAAATGGCTCCCCCAGCCCCGCCAGTGAAAACACAGAAGGCCAGGGAGTCTGGACTAATACTGCGGAACAGCCGAAATGCCGGCAGGGAGCCGAGCCTGGACGCAGCCAAGAAGAGACACTCG GAGCCTGTCTCCACTCCTGCCATTTATGAAGAGCCGTTTGCTGATTTCAAG AAGGAGCTCGGGGACAGGAGGCCTCAGCCGAGCATAGCCtcggaggaggagcaggagcgGGACACGCTGGCCTGCATGAGGGAAAGCCACCTGGGCATCGAGCGCAAGTGCTCCAGCATGACAGTCAGCTCCACGTCCAGCCTGGAGGCTGAGGTCGACTTCACTGTCATCATGGACCTCCACTCCGGCGTGGAGGACTTCTCTAAGGGCATGTCGGAGCTGGGAGAGAGGGATCGACAGCCCGAGGTGGGCCGGGAGGACTTTGAGGAGACCTCCAGGTTCTACTCGGCCCGTCTAATGGGCTCCCGGGACAAGTCTCCCATAGAGGAGAAGCTTCCTGAGGAGGGCAGACATCATGAG CCTCCTGTGGCAAAGAAAGAAGCCAGCGCTGTGAGCGTGGCCCATATGCTGAAGAGGGGTGACACCAAGACGGAGACGCATACGAATGGGTCGGAGATCCACCCCAACATCATGAATGTCTCACCGCAG aACTATGGAGTTGTCAGCCCACTGGAGGCTCCTGCTGCCCTCAAAGAAAATGGCTCCCCT GTTAAAGCTGGAACCCAGGGGAGGGAGTCTGTTGTGTCCCCGCTGACCATCACTGCTGAGAGCGTCACCTCAGCAACCACAACTCAAGTTACCAAG aCTGTGAAAGGAGGCTACTCAGAGACCAGAATCGAGAAAAGGATTATAATCACAGGAGATGATGATGTGGACCAACATCAG GCCCTCGCCATGGCAATCCAAGAGGCCAAGCAGCAGCACCCCGACATGCAGGTGACGAAAGCAGTGGTTATCAGGGAAACCGAGTCTCCCACTgaggagctgctgcagcagcaggcagag TCCTGA
- the LOC114553971 gene encoding band 4.1-like protein 1 isoform X4: MQDSASDSKMAKQEQKQNSKHLDEHTETDDMSEKTSPNKNLKSPQKGSKRLKTAPFKMTLLDSAEFEGEIEKHSKGQTLMDMVCEHLNLLEKDYFGLTFADTDTQKNWLDPSKEIKKQMRNAPWHFAFSVKFYPPDPSQLTEDITRYYLCLQLRDDMLSGRLPCSFVTHALLGSYTVQAELGDYDQDDHGSDYISDFRFAPNQTRELEERVMELHRNYKGMTPAEAEINFLENAKKLSMYGVDLHHAKDSEGIDIMLGVCANGLLIYRDRLRINRFAWPKILKISYKRSNFYIKIRPGEYEQFESTIGFKLPNHRAAKRLWKVCIEHHTFFRLVSPEPPPKGFLVMGSKFRYSGRTQAQTRQASALIDRPAPHFERSTSKRYLLSRSLDGAEFSRPISATCENHDGLTHRSVSEQRRLHSPSVDEQETELEPSLEQDEEAKDQERSEETETEYEGDVTPSRKKEIMFLDKSKDVLLKHQASINELKRTLKEPNSKRAYHEKLSSTSPTGTPEKKAGSEEWVLIEKQETYQQDHDWKAEEKNKSLASDSSWEKKELEKEIDVTRMIHKEVTGYGRKEMKSHIDEFPSTKSSRETDEGSEPQPTNKSRFVIQLSENADLFQDKSQSKPSQASVPEAESDAALGSCQIKERKASKPRKKRRPKSLNLGMPAELIYRKESSDSTEDENEDSDSPEESSKAGNESSPVEMMKDDQASGKDQSVKVYKDHQREDVSKGESREVSTEVTEQVERKVIQFGPDDIDVGSVNGPGKIEHDSSLAGVKGECVMKVRGKGLIDNKELAEVKLRQVRTHERKISSSGGEDIEGFMGDRGQRTSLLRLSGSSYQSEISRIVPLKPERSKSIACKDERDRTGQDEPTRVIRREYRWSVGSPEGSSDLAWTDPAAFHPAFATDLEGIAKTEHPDDSYQSGRGPTESQSFGSKISALPKMAPPAPPVKTQKARESGLILRNSRNAGREPSLDAAKKRHSEPVSTPAIYEEPFADFKKELGDRRPQPSIASEEEQERDTLACMRESHLGIERKCSSMTVSSTSSLEAEVDFTVIMDLHSGVEDFSKGMSELGERDRQPEVGREDFEETSRFYSARLMGSRDKSPIEEKLPEEGRHHEPPVAKKEASAVSVAHMLKRGDTKTETHTNGSEIHPNIMNVSPQNYGVVSPLEAPAALKENGSPVKAGTQGRESVVSPLTITAESVTSATTTQVTKTVKGGYSETRIEKRIIITGDDDVDQHQALAMAIQEAKQQHPDMQVTKAVVIRETESPTEELLQQQAES, from the exons ATGCAGGACTCCGCCTCGGACAGCAAGATGGCCAAACAG GAACAGAAACAGAACTCCAAGCATCTGGatgaacacacagaaacagacgaCATGTCAGAGAAGACGTCCCCAAACAAGAACCTCAAATCTCCACAGAAAGGCTCCAAACGACTTAAAACCGCCCCGTTCAAAATGACCCTGCTGGACTCCGCCGAGTTTGAAGGAGAAATTGAG aaACACTCCAAAGGACAGACCCTGATGGACATGGTGTGTGAGCACCTCAACTTGTTGGAGAAGGACTACTTTGGTCTGACCTTTGCCGACACAGACACCCAGAAG AACTGGTTGGACCCCTCCAAGGAGATCAAGAAGCAGATGCGCA ATGCTCCATGGCACTTTGCCTTCTCTGTCAAGTTCTACCCTCCAGACCCCTCCCAGCTAACTGAGGATATTACCAG ATACTACCTGTGTCTGCAGCTGAGGGATGACATGCTGTCAGGTCGACTGCCATGCTCGTTCGTTACTCACGCCCTCCTGGGCTCCTACACCGTTCAAGCAGAGCTGGGCGACTACGACCAGGACGACCACGGCTCCGACTACATCAGCGATTTCCGCTTCGCCCCAAATCAGACTCGCGAGCTGGAGGAGAGGGTGATGGAGCTCCATCGAAACTACAA GGGGATGACTCCAGCAGAGGCTGAAATTAACTTTTTGGAGAATGCGAAGAAACTTTCCATGTACGGGGTGGACCTCCATCACGCTAAG GATTCTGAAGGGATTGACATAATGCTGGGTGTCTGTGCCAACGGGCTGCTGATTTACCGTGATAGGCTGAGGATCAACCGCTTTGCCTGGCCAAAGATCCTTAAGATCTCCTATAAGAGGAGCAACTTCTACATCAAGATACGGCCTGGAGAG TACGAGCAGTTTGAAAGTACAATTGGTTTCAAGCTTCCTAACCACAGAGCTGCCAAGAGGCTGTGGAAGGTCTGCATTGAGCATCACACCTTCTTCAG GCTGGTGTCTCCAGAGCCTCCTCCCAAGGGCTTCTTGGTGATGGGTTCAAAGTTTCGATACAGTGGAAGGACACAGGCTCAAACCAGACAGGCCAGCGCTCTTATCGACCGACCTGCTCCACACTTTGAGCGTTCCACCAGCAAGAGGTACCTGCTGTCCAGGAGCTTGGACGGAG CAGAGTTCTCACGGCCGATTTCAGCCACGTGCGAGAACCACGACGGCCTAACCCACCGCAGCGTCAGTGAACAGCGCCGCCTCCACAGCCCGTCCGTAGACGAGCAGGAGACCGAGCTGGAGCCGAGTTTAGAGCAGGACGAGGAAGCCAAGGACCAAGAGCGGAGCGAGGAGACGGAGACAGAATACGAAGGCGATGTCACTCcaagcagaaagaaagaaatcatg TTCCTGGATAAGTCGAAGGACGTCTTGCTGAAGCACCAGGCCAGCATCAACGAGCTGAAGAGAACCCTGAAGGAGCCGAACAGCAAGCGGGCGTACCACGAGAAACTGTCATCCACCTCCCCAACTGGCACACCAGAGAAGAAGGCT GGCTCTGAGGAGTGGGTATTGATTGAAAAACAAGAAACTTATCAACAGGACCATGACTGGAAGGCAGAAGAAAAGAACAAATCTCTCGCATCTGATTCCTCATGGGAGAAAAAAGAGCTGGAGAAAGAGATAGACGTTACCAGGATGATACATAAAGAGGTAACGGGGTATGgcagaaaagaaatgaaaagccATATTGATGAATTTCCATCAACCAAATCATCCAGAGAGACAGACGAAGGCTCTGAGCCACAGCCGACTAACAAAAGTCGTTTTGTGATTCAATTATCTGAGAATGCAGACTTGTTTCAAGACAAATCTCAAAGTAAACCATCTCAAGCCTCAGTCCCTGAAGCAGAAAGTGATGCGGCCCTGGGCTCGTGTCAGATAAAGGAACGCAAAGCTTCTAAACCAAGGAAAAAGAGGAGACCCAAGAGCTTAAACCTGGGAATGCCTGCCGAGCTCATCTACAGGAAAGAAAGCAGCGATTCTACAGAAGACGAAAACGAGGACTCGGACAGTCCAGAAGAAAGCTCTAAAGCAGGAAATGAATCATCCCCGGTGGAGATGATGAAAGATGATCAGGCATCAGGAAAGGATCAGTCTGTCAAGGTCTATAAAGACCACCAACGAGAGGATGTATCAAAAGGAGAAAGCAGGGAGGTCTCCACTGAAGTAACAGAGCAGGTAGAGAGAAAAGTGATCCAGTTTGGGCCAGATGATATTGATGTAGGCTCGGTAAACGGACCCGGAAAGATAGAACATGATAGTTCGTTAGCAGGTGTGAAAGGGGAGTGCGTGATGAAGGTGCGAGGGAAGGGCCTTATTGACAACAAAGAGCTAGCTGAGGTAAAACTGCGACAGGTCCGGACGCATGAGAGGAAGATCAGTAGTTCTGGGGGAGAGGATATTGAGGGTTTCATGGGAGACAGAGGTCAGAGGACATCTCTTCTGAGATTGTCAGGCAGCAGCTACCAGTCGGAAATCTCCAGGATTGTTCCGCTCAAGCCCGAGCGGTCAAAGAGCATAGCGTGTAAGGATGAaagggacaggacaggacaggacgaGCCCACACGGGTCATCAGAAGAGAATATCGCTGGTCGGTCGGCTCTCCCGAGGGATCCTCAGACCTCGCCTGGACTGACCCTGCCGCCTTCCATCCGGCATTCGCCACAGATCTGGAGGGTATCGCTAAAACAGAACATCCTGATGATAGCTATCAGTCTGGTAGAGGACCTACAGAGAGTCAGTCGTTTGGCTCTAAGATTTCAGCGCTTCCCAAAATGGCTCCCCCAGCCCCGCCAGTGAAAACACAGAAGGCCAGGGAGTCTGGACTAATACTGCGGAACAGCCGAAATGCCGGCAGGGAGCCGAGCCTGGACGCAGCCAAGAAGAGACACTCG GAGCCTGTCTCCACTCCTGCCATTTATGAAGAGCCGTTTGCTGATTTCAAG AAGGAGCTCGGGGACAGGAGGCCTCAGCCGAGCATAGCCtcggaggaggagcaggagcgGGACACGCTGGCCTGCATGAGGGAAAGCCACCTGGGCATCGAGCGCAAGTGCTCCAGCATGACAGTCAGCTCCACGTCCAGCCTGGAGGCTGAGGTCGACTTCACTGTCATCATGGACCTCCACTCCGGCGTGGAGGACTTCTCTAAGGGCATGTCGGAGCTGGGAGAGAGGGATCGACAGCCCGAGGTGGGCCGGGAGGACTTTGAGGAGACCTCCAGGTTCTACTCGGCCCGTCTAATGGGCTCCCGGGACAAGTCTCCCATAGAGGAGAAGCTTCCTGAGGAGGGCAGACATCATGAG CCTCCTGTGGCAAAGAAAGAAGCCAGCGCTGTGAGCGTGGCCCATATGCTGAAGAGGGGTGACACCAAGACGGAGACGCATACGAATGGGTCGGAGATCCACCCCAACATCATGAATGTCTCACCGCAG aACTATGGAGTTGTCAGCCCACTGGAGGCTCCTGCTGCCCTCAAAGAAAATGGCTCCCCT GTTAAAGCTGGAACCCAGGGGAGGGAGTCTGTTGTGTCCCCGCTGACCATCACTGCTGAGAGCGTCACCTCAGCAACCACAACTCAAGTTACCAAG aCTGTGAAAGGAGGCTACTCAGAGACCAGAATCGAGAAAAGGATTATAATCACAGGAGATGATGATGTGGACCAACATCAG GCCCTCGCCATGGCAATCCAAGAGGCCAAGCAGCAGCACCCCGACATGCAGGTGACGAAAGCAGTGGTTATCAGGGAAACCGAGTCTCCCACTgaggagctgctgcagcagcaggcagag TCCTGA